The Polaribacter sp. Q13 sequence TTCTCCAAAATCCTTTTCAATCTTTTCTAAGGAAACACCCCAAATGGTTCGTAAACCTGTCATAATATACTCATTATAACCATCTGTTTTTGTTAAAGTCTCTCTTTCTATAGGAAGTGTATTTTCTTGAATAGCTTTTATATATATTGCATTATTTCTCACATTCCAACTTCGTTGGATACCATTAAAGGAATGTGCAGAAGGCCCAATACCTAAATACGATTTTCCTAACCAATAAGAAGAATTATTTTGACTAAAAAAACCTTCTTTACCAAAGTTAGACAACTCATAATGCACAAAATCTACCTTTTTTAATTCTTCTATTAAAATATGGAATTGCTCCTCTGCTTTTTCATCATCAACATTTTTAATTTTCCCTTTTTTTATCAACGTCGCTAATGCCGTTTTTGGCTCTACCGTTAACGCATAACTAGATATATGAGGAATTCCAAAACTCAATGCAGTTTGTATATTATCTCTCCATTCCTCATTTGTACAATCTGGAATTCCGTAAATTAAATCGACAGAAATATTACTAAAGTGGCGAATCGCTATAGATAGGCAGTTTTTTGCTTCCGACGAATTATGCGCACGATTCATCAGTTTTAAATCTTTCTCAAAAAAAGATTGCACTCCAATACTTAATCTATTGATGGGAGTTTTAGAAAGCTCTATTATTTTTTCTTCAGATAAATCATCTGGATTTGCCTCTAACGTAATTTCTGGATTCTCAACAACCGTATGATTTTGATAAACAGCATCAATCAATAATTGAATTTCATCTGTATTTAAAACAGAGGGCGTGCCACCACCAAAATAAATAGTTTCTATAACGGTGTTTTCTAACTCATCTTTTCTAATTTCTATCTCTTTTACAAGTGATGAAATCATATCCTCTTTCTTCTTTAAAGAAGTAGAAAAATGAAAATCGCAATAAAAACATGCTTGTTTACAAAATGGTATGTGAATGTAGATTCCTGCCAAAATAAATTATCAATTATCGGTTATCAATTATCGCAACTACTTGTTTATTCTTCTAGTTTTTAAAATAGAGAATAAAATTCTTCCTATTTCATCTGCCTTTTCAAAAAGGTCATTAAAACTGTCTATATCTAAATCTCCACTATCTTTTAACAAGTGCAACCAATATTTAGTTTCTAAACATTCTTTATAAGCAATAGACATTTTAGCCGAAAAATCTGCTTTTGAAATTGCACCATTAGCTTCAATTATATTTGCTCCTACAGAAGTTCCACTTCTTAAAATTTGTTTTGACAAAACATACTCTTTATTTTCTTTTATTAACCTTTTACTCAATTTAACAATTAATAAAGCCAAATCATAACTTTTGTTCTGTAATGGATTATTTTTCAACTTCATATTATTGATAATTGTTTATTGTTAAATGACAATTAAAAAAAATTATTTGATTTTTTTAGGATTCTGTTTCACAAAACTAGCCCAACCTGTATAATTTTTCCCTCCAACTACTTTCCCTGAATTATAGAAATGACAAACTGCAGCGGCTAAACCATCTGTTGCATCTAAGTTTTTTGGCAATGTTTTTAAGTTTAAAAGAGATTTTAACATCAAAGCAACTTGTTCTTTACTGGCACTTCCGCTTCCGGTAACCGCCATTTTTATTTTCTTTGGTAAATATTCTGTAATCGGAATTTCTCTAGATAAACCTGCTGCCATGGCAACTCCTTGCGCCCTCCCTAACTTTAACATAGACTGCACATTCTTCCCAAAAAAAGGTGCTTCAATAGCAATTTCATCTGGGTGATAAGTATCAATTAGTTCAATTGTTCGTTCAAAAATGAGTTTTAATTTCAGATAATGGTCGTCGTATTTTTTTAACATTAATTCATTCATTTGAATAAATTCCATCTTTTTACCAACAACTTTTATCAATCCAAAACCCATAATAGTGGTTCCTGGATCAATGCCTAAAATAATTTTTTCTATCGCCAAAGTGGTAGATTGTTTTTGTATACATCATCAAATATACTGATGATTATTTGTTACTTTGCAAACCATGTATAATTCGCTTTCATACAAATCTAAACAATTCTTTTGGTTGATAATAAAACTATCGATTGTAATTGGTTGCGGATATTTTATTTACACAAAACTGATTGATAATGAACAACTAAAATTTTCTGTTTTTTATGATAATTTAGTTAAAAATGAAGTTTTTTCAATCAAAAACCTCTTATTTCTGCTACTTTTTACATTTTTAAACTGGCTTTTAGAAATTATAAAATGGAAATCTCTTGTCGGTTTTGTAAAACAAATTTCATTTTTTGAGGCTACAAAGCAATCCTTAGCTTCTTTAACAACTTCTTTAATTACACCCAATAGAATTGGAGAATACGGAGCAAAAGCACTGTATTTTAACAAGAACCATAGAAAGCAAATATTAGGTTTAAATTTAGTAGGAAACTTTTATCAGATGTTTATGACCCTATTTTTTGGCTGTATAGGTTTCAGTTATTTTGTGTTTTATCATAGGATTGAAATTGATTTTTATGGTACCTTAAAAGTTTTACTCATTGGAATCAGTATAATTTCTATTCTATTTTTGGTACTAAAAAAAATAAATGTTAAGGGATTCACTTTTGATAAAGCCAGTAATTTTATCAAGAAAATTCCGTTAAATTTAAACGTAAAAGTAGGTGTTTTATCAATGCTTCGGTTTGTATTTTTCTCGCATCAGTTTTACTTTTTATTACTCATTTTTAAAGTTGATATTTCTTATATAGACGCTATTTCTGCCATTACTTCTATCTATTTAATTGCTTCTATAATACCAATGTTATCTTTATTTGATGTTGTTTTAAAAGGATCTGTAGCTATTTGGGTATTTTCTTTTTTCAATATAGAACCTCTTATCATTTTATCTACAACCACCTTAATGTGGATTTTAAATTTTGTATTACCTGCAATTATTGGCAGTTATTTTGTGTTAACTTTTAAACCTAGTTTTGCAAAATGATTTGGTTGCTCATTTTTATAGTTACTTTTTATGCTATTCTAATTGTTTGGTTGGCAGTTGGATTTAAAAAGGTTGATACATTTAAGGAAATAGTAACAGTAAATAAAACCTCATTTTCAGTAATTATTCCTTTTAGAAATGAAGTTGAAAACCTACCTATTTTATTAAAATCAATCGCAGAGTTAAACTACCCAAAAGAATTGGTAGAATTTATTTTGGTTGATGATGCTTCTACAGATAATTCGGTTGAAATAATTAATAAGTTTATACAGAAACCTCAAAGGTTTTCTGTCTTAAAAAATATAAGAACTTCTAACTCTCCAAAAAAAGACGCTATTACAACCGCAATTTCGGTCGCAAAATACAACTGGATTGTTACTACGGATGCAGATTGTATTTTACCTGAAAATTGGTTACAAAGCATAGATAGCTTTATTCAAAACACAAACCCCAAAATGGTAGTTGCTCCTGTTAATTATAAAGCTAAAAACAACTTTTTAGAGCAGTTTCAATTATTAGATTTTATGAGCATGCAAGGAACTACTATTGGTGGTTTTGGTATGGGTTTTCCTTTTTTATGTAACGGAGCAAACTTAGCTTATAAAAAAGAAGATTTTATACTACTTAATGGCTTTAATGGCAATAACAATATTGCCAGCGGAGATGATATTTTTCTATTTGAAAAGTTTATAAAAGCTGATAAAAAAAGTGTTGGTTATTTAAAATCTTCTGACGCCATTGTAACTACGTTCCCTGTAAAAACTTGGATTGACTTAATAAACCAAAGAACAAGATGGGCTGCAAAGACAGGTAATTTTAGTTCTTTAAAGGTAAAATTAATTGGTTTGTTAGTTTTACTTACCAACTTTGTTGTTGTTTATTATTTATTGTTTGGAAGCCTAAAAATGCTTTTTATTCCCTTTGTGTTAAAAATAATTATTGATTTGTTTTTATTCTTGCCAACAATTCAGTTTTTTAAGATAAAAAGTAATTTTTATAAATGGTACATTTTTGCTAGTTTTTTATATCCCTTTTTTAGCCTTCTTGTTATTTTCAAATCGCTCTTTTTTAAATATCATTGGAAAGGAAGACGTTTTAAAAAATAATTTCTATTTCAGGTAAATGAATTTAGAGTGCAAACAAGTTTAGCCCTGATTGAACCTTTCGACTTCGCTCAAGACAGGCTATTTGTTTGAGCTCTTTTTTATCCTTTTTCAGGATAAAAAAAGCGAGCAGTGAAAGCAGGAAATAGCTGCTAAAAAATTGTATCTAAAACAAAGCATTCATAATATCTTCTGCTTTAAACCAAAGGATTAAAACGAAGGCTAAAACCACAATTAAAAAAAGTCCTTTTGTTGGTTTGGTTTGCTTTTGCCTTCCAAATTTTCTTTTAAATTGCATTTGAAAATAAATTTTAAGTGGTTAGTTTTTATTGGTAATTTTTGTTGCTCTTAGCATTTCTCTTTTTCCAGGAGGTCCTGGCAAACGCTCTACAACAAACCCGACTTCTTGCATAGCTCTTCTAACACTTCCTTTTGCAGAATAGGTTACTAAAATTCCGTTTTCTTTTAGTGAGTCATACATTTTCTGAAAAATCTCTACCGTCCATAATTGCGGTTGTACACGAGCACCAAAAGCATCAAAATAAATTAAGTTAAAGGCGTCTTTATCTTCAATATCTTCAAAGAATTGTTTTCTTTTGGTTAATGAAAATGTGTCTGAAATTTGATGTTTTTCTTCCCAAGAAACGGTATGCATTTTTTTAAAGGTTTCACTTTCCTTTTCTGCCTCTAAGACAGCTATAAAATTCATTTTTTCTACTTCTTCTGGCGTAACAGGATACGCTTCTACACCAACATAATCGATGTCTTTTCTAGCTTCTAAATAGGTAATAAAACAATTTAAACCTGTACCAAAACCAATTTCTAAAATAGCAACCTTGTCTTCTGT is a genomic window containing:
- a CDS encoding four helix bundle protein, yielding MKLKNNPLQNKSYDLALLIVKLSKRLIKENKEYVLSKQILRSGTSVGANIIEANGAISKADFSAKMSIAYKECLETKYWLHLLKDSGDLDIDSFNDLFEKADEIGRILFSILKTRRINK
- a CDS encoding glycosyltransferase; protein product: MIWLLIFIVTFYAILIVWLAVGFKKVDTFKEIVTVNKTSFSVIIPFRNEVENLPILLKSIAELNYPKELVEFILVDDASTDNSVEIINKFIQKPQRFSVLKNIRTSNSPKKDAITTAISVAKYNWIVTTDADCILPENWLQSIDSFIQNTNPKMVVAPVNYKAKNNFLEQFQLLDFMSMQGTTIGGFGMGFPFLCNGANLAYKKEDFILLNGFNGNNNIASGDDIFLFEKFIKADKKSVGYLKSSDAIVTTFPVKTWIDLINQRTRWAAKTGNFSSLKVKLIGLLVLLTNFVVVYYLLFGSLKMLFIPFVLKIIIDLFLFLPTIQFFKIKSNFYKWYIFASFLYPFFSLLVIFKSLFFKYHWKGRRFKK
- the mnmD gene encoding tRNA (5-methylaminomethyl-2-thiouridine)(34)-methyltransferase MnmD produces the protein MKREILITSDGSSTIHLPDWNEQYHSKNGSINETYHVFINSGLSQVTEDKVAILEIGFGTGLNCFITYLEARKDIDYVGVEAYPVTPEEVEKMNFIAVLEAEKESETFKKMHTVSWEEKHQISDTFSLTKRKQFFEDIEDKDAFNLIYFDAFGARVQPQLWTVEIFQKMYDSLKENGILVTYSAKGSVRRAMQEVGFVVERLPGPPGKREMLRATKITNKN
- the hemW gene encoding radical SAM family heme chaperone HemW, which gives rise to MAGIYIHIPFCKQACFYCDFHFSTSLKKKEDMISSLVKEIEIRKDELENTVIETIYFGGGTPSVLNTDEIQLLIDAVYQNHTVVENPEITLEANPDDLSEEKIIELSKTPINRLSIGVQSFFEKDLKLMNRAHNSSEAKNCLSIAIRHFSNISVDLIYGIPDCTNEEWRDNIQTALSFGIPHISSYALTVEPKTALATLIKKGKIKNVDDEKAEEQFHILIEELKKVDFVHYELSNFGKEGFFSQNNSSYWLGKSYLGIGPSAHSFNGIQRSWNVRNNAIYIKAIQENTLPIERETLTKTDGYNEYIMTGLRTIWGVSLEKIEKDFGEKHLWYLKKQAEKYLEQELLIIENRILRTTEKGKFLSDGISSDLFMVN
- the ruvC gene encoding crossover junction endodeoxyribonuclease RuvC gives rise to the protein MAIEKIILGIDPGTTIMGFGLIKVVGKKMEFIQMNELMLKKYDDHYLKLKLIFERTIELIDTYHPDEIAIEAPFFGKNVQSMLKLGRAQGVAMAAGLSREIPITEYLPKKIKMAVTGSGSASKEQVALMLKSLLNLKTLPKNLDATDGLAAAVCHFYNSGKVVGGKNYTGWASFVKQNPKKIK